In the genome of Lathyrus oleraceus cultivar Zhongwan6 chromosome 4, CAAS_Psat_ZW6_1.0, whole genome shotgun sequence, the window gaagtggatctgACCCCTCAGGATTTTTGCTATTTTgaatttctgttttaattttcttttattccattttgttttaaaaattcataacttctttatttggaatcacaaaaatatgggaccaattgcaaaaatattctcttaaattctagtttctaaaaataatttttaattatttttgtgattccatttaatattttttgtgaattatttcatttctgattgtttttaattcatttaaaatactttttgatattcaaaaatgccaaaaatattttcttaacatctttggacaatgatgaatctatgaaaaatattatcatcaatttcttaattgatttgagatttatttgagattttagtccaattgtgttatttttcttcatttttaattgtttaaaattagtttttgttttcaaaaaatgatgaaaaatcttgtcaaaccttgtttgaccatgttagacttacgatgatccaattggacttttccaagttgatttgaattagatttgaagtttgacctttatttgttcattttatttcatgtattatttaaattgcaaaaaataccaaaaatatttttgttattttcttgacttctaatcttcatctcacttctgtttaccattgattgatgttgatttcattcatgattgatcaatgtgttttggttatgtcttttgaatttcaattatgtacattccatttccatcttcttcttcttctttttctttttgaccaatgagttaatgattggtggttagccttgacatatgagaggcttaaccttctttaatccaaatcaaattcatcttgatcaaagatcaagtgaattgctttgtgtccaagataggttgcttcttggtcaagcaaaaaaactaaatccatacaaggtcattcttcttttcttttggcatggcaagttgtaggagcttggcttactagtcatggcctctaacttgtgtttattagcctatagttttattgaccggcctcagataggtgggactactacattagtccacttacgattgcttaacataacgctaaattgccttatgccacactaacactaactactaattattaacttttaattcaagcatttaattcttgcaatttactttaatgcaatttaatttcttgctcattaattcatttgtctttgccctttgctcacttgagctcatgtttatgtttatgcaatttgccttttgctcacttgagcacattattgtgtatatactattgccttgtgcttgttttgtttttgtttgtgagaacccaatgcaaatggagaaaggacttagatttaggatcttacctatgctaaatggagttttaagaacaactaggcctcatgcctttagaattctaaatatgttgaagagcaactaggcctcatgcctttagaatgcttaatcttgaagatgaattgaaaggaccttaattctaaactcactcttgtccattctttttattgcattgtggaacttttttatttgtgtgttcttgtgtgatagggatcccaaacttgagccaattagaaggaccattgtcatgagcatctaagataagagagacaaatccaaattggaagatcctaggagcttgattgattatttgcttgattgcttgagttaattgcttattgcttgctaagtccaaaggaaattagcaacttggatcatctttatgatctcaagaagggaactccaagtagttttatttctcttccctcatctttgcatgtttaggacctagcccttctcttcttctctccactctaacccaagtcaaacttattttgtgcaaacattaacattgttttcaaaattagaaacctaggcactatgcctttgattttttttttaaaaaaactcttttcataacacttattttgaattgaatcttaagtcaactttgactttattttgtgaatacttttcatttgtaaatgcaactcactcaaattgtttttgtggttccaatggccacttttgccaaagcttttcataaacattagctattaggtttgagttatcatagtggttgatataaacctcacctgtatccttagtgattggactataagtcttccatacttattataggatggatccctcactagtatgttgaagctcttctcacatggtggatttgtggtttaggttgagttttctcccttttgataacaaaagaccttaaggcttttgaccaatcaattcatcaactcattttgaggtttttaccccaaactacgaggttttgatcctacctttttaagatggtacgtaggcaatgggtttatccattcaaacacaaaattgtaaataacttgtatattattttctcatctccccaatcatgtttgcacaaatatttctcacaaataccaacctaccatacaacatttgtaaaaagggctcccttagagtactaaggatgttttgggtgcttaaaaccttcctattgcatgaccaacccccttacccagatctctgacatttttattagtttttgatttgataaaacttctcagtttttgttcgttttctattctttcctttggataaatagaagtgcggtggcgactcgaattgtatgatttacttttgatttagtcaataaatctaaaggtaacgaataccccgctacagtagTAATGTAACTCCTGGATACCTATCTTCTGTGGAGTGTTGGTCTTATTTTAGACTTTTGTGAGTCATCaaggaagttattctactaatggaaGTCGGTAAGGTTCTAGTACCATTTTGGATAGTAAGCACTCTGGAGGGTAAGTGTGTTTCTTTGTAGATTGTTAGCTAAACAGTAGTGCCTAGGGATCCCAGGTGTTCCACTATTGGAATCAGAGTATCACAATGGAAGGTGACGAAAgaaagagctcaatcaagtcTGTGGGGATCATGGAGATAATTGCTCGTAAGAATGGACGTAAGGATGAGAGTAAGATAATCTCGTGATACTGGTTCTATCtcattggagtagtacgagagaagtgAAGTAGTAGGAGTAAGGGCTTGTAGCATACATTATCAGATCAAGTGAAGTTGATGAGATTATCGATAGATGGATTACAAGTTTGTCACATTTATTAAAGGAATAATAAGAGaagagtagtcaatattgtgtgtggttaaggaatcaataaattttcttatgaagaattaatgagtattgattaaccaagtcaagataagatgttgtaattatgttttgtgtaacttagtGCAAGGAAAGGAAGTCGTGGTTCCGGGAGGAAAGTGACCAACTGATGTAGAGCGGCATATCAGATGAATTAAGTGGAAGTAAgtttaaatgttaatccaatatcagaataagattgtgatggaaatcaagaagtttcaAGAGTTCATGAAGAAAGAAATTTGACAACAAAGACAAGTTAGAAGAATGAGTGTGTGTTAGAGGCTTGAAATCGAAGAGAACGcaagtgttggtctaagacgttgatacaaggtttgtttgtttgttgagtgaACGAAGTTCGGGGgagaatttcaatttaagggggggagaatgtaatatcccatattcccttaaatgctcaattaattgtcagttgagatcaattgagttcctgtgTACTCTATCTTTGATTAGTTGTAACAATTGGAACTCTTATATGCTCTAAATattgtcaattgggaccaatagagtaaccagtgaactctgaagatattaattattaataaaagagacagaccaatattaataagtacaagagatgacatgtttggtaacattaataattggttaattggtactggaagataaaatatcaattgtGATATTTTtattactacctaatattataatatatataaagtatatgttatatatttgtgtggttgtaagagaaagagaaagaaaaggataagaagaagtaggtaagagagaaagagagatatcagaaagaaaagaaagaaagggaagaggagagaaagaggaaaagaggaaaagaggaagaggagaagaagatgaaggaaaccaccatcatcatgtcatcttcatcatcatcatcaccactTTCTACTCACCGTCTTCACCATCTCCATGTGTccaaggtgagttcttagatagatttagcATTTGGGGAAAAATAACCTATGTTTGgggggttaggatttgtgtgaatttgtgatgaacttgttgtgttcatacttCTAATCCATGATttgtgttgatatcatgttgttgttgttgaagttgTGATTCTTGAGTGTTTGATGCTGAGGTGTTTTGTTGTTGAAGTTATGGAGGTTAATCACATGAATTCATAAAAATATAAGTTATTCATGAAATATTCCATGAATCATGAGTTAACCATGTCTTTTATGATTATGGTGTTTTTGTGATTGAacattgttgttattgttgttatgAGCATGTGTTTATGAGGTTGAGAAATCCTTGAGTGTTGATTGTTATTGAAGaatcatgttatgtgaaaatGGTAGATGAAAAGGAAAATAACAGAAGAGTTATTTAATGAAAGAAGTTACTGGGATTTTTTTAGAGGAATTCACATTCAATCGATTAATTTGATCAATCTattgacatgaattaattatttgatgaattaaaatatgtcaccaatgggGTTCAAACCCGGGACCTCCTTGGAATGGTACAAGTCTTACCACTAGGCCAATGattttgttgttgaatacttatgcaatgaataaatgttaatctaaatcttgattaagatagattaatgaattaattgaggattataactccgttttggacacgGACGGATGCGTTAGAAGGATAACGAAAAAGGCTATCATTATTATATGTTATAGTATATTATGTGTCTTACAAATTCTATGAATTATATTGTGATGAATGTTAAACATtgttgatatgtttgattgtgaaattacatgattaaaaaccttacaaagatgagtgaggaaacctaggaggataacttgattaataacttagaaatgcaatctaggttatggaacatgtgtgatatatgtatgagaatacggtattcattcgtacgacgcttatgtggaggtcgtggacgaattgttgtCATGATTGAGAATAAGatgcattgtatggaacatgccatgttattgttgtgtattatggtgaattaggtcacctatgattgatgaattttgttatggttcgtggaaccgatgattATGGAACCGATCGTGTGTTAATAATGTGTGTTTTCTatggtggtacacatctctattggtatgcttagatgagtaagcattgggatgtgggaccaatgattcgagcctcaattgggtttgagcctcaaccatggcggacatgggggaaaggtggacacctaagtgggttagagtcccgtacggtgaaagagactcaaagtgggtaaagtcccatacgagtgatggttcttaaaagtgggttcgagtcccataggAGAACCTaatatccaccgcgaaagtcgaatcatacgagcatgcatgaaccgggcctggcttagacgtaataacgatcgtggttgagttatgagaactcagatgcatgttgccatacaattgcgagatagtttccccatcgctcaagtcttcattcccttgttgacttgagttggttatgagttgaatattgattagaaaccctgtagaaccgagtggacccataggataggagaactcactgagattattatatcatcccattattgttgttatttttcaggtaatcctTACAGGTTGAATCTATGAGAAGTTattatggatgtttcaagggatgctattatggatgtttcaagggatgctgtttatcatgatcttccgctgtggagttgtgtgcaatgaagatattgcacataattcttagatttttattgtttaggcattattgtatatCATGTTCCGTTGATGTctttagtttggacatgtatatatatatatatatatatatatatatatatatatatatatatatatatatatatatatatatatatatatatatattgatcaCATTAGGAACTTATGTTGGATCAGTACCaattattaacacttgtatgatattattctagatatatattataccGGTTGTTATAGTACAAACCATTTCTTAATCCAAATATCCAATCCAATTGTAAATCCATATCCAAATAACTTAGAGCTTGAGTCCATGTCCAACTATATTCATAACAAAAACATAAACAATTGAAATAAAAAGTGCAATGTGCAAATAGCAGAAGGTGCCAAACGAATGCAGAAAACGAAATGCAGAAACGACACGGGCGCAGCATCAGTACGCAAAAGTACGAACAACAACAACGCCAAAATGAAGGAAACGACACAAAGCAAAAATAAACAAACTGCAGTAACAATTCAAAACGCAGTAGAAACCGAAGCTTCCAAAAAGCCTTCACAACATTATCCTGAAAACAATGCACCCTGTTAAATCAATACAAGTTTGGCAGCAAATAAACTAACGATAACAGATTCAATTCCAAACTCTTAACTGAAACATTTCTAACAGAATTCTAAATAAGCGCTTAATTGTAAAACAGTTTCAAATTTCTCCTCAACTAACTCTTGCAAATTTCCACAACTAACGGTGTTTTCACCCCTAACCGATTGGTGCCGCGGAGATCTAATAGAGTTTACTCTGCTAACAACTTTCGACCTCTATAAAAACAGGACTCATCACTGGGATCAAAGGCTTGGTTCACATCCTCTCTCGCTCACAACACGCCTCTCTCACACATAACACTTCAGTCACTCAACCTCTCAAGAAGGAAGAAAATTTGATACATTACAGAGAATCGAGACAAAGCGGAATGATCCAGAAGAAGAAGAAACGTGGATCGAAATAGAGTAGAAGAAGAAAGCGGATACCTGTTATCACCAGAAAGCCACTGTATCGGTAAGTTACTTTTTTGTCATCTTTCTGCAATCTGTCGCACATTTTCTTGAGTGCACATACGCTGGGAGATATGATTTGTTATCGCAATACCGATTTGCTGAAGATGATGATTGAAATCGAGTTGAGGGAGGTTTCGACGACATTGGTTCAGATTCGCTTTTCGGATCGCATCTCGATCGCGTCTTTGTTCAATTGTTGGAACGAAGTGTTATTCTTGAAGATCGTTGCGCCATGATTCCGATCCAGTTGCGATTCGATGTTGAAATCGGTGTAGAGGATTCCGATGGCAGTGATGCATCCAGTTTGAAGCCATGACGATGGAACACGCTTCACTCCGTCGAAATACTCAAGTGAAGGTTCACAGTTGGGAAGAGGAATCGGAAGCGTGAGTTTTGGCTTGTCACGTTGGGCTCAGACCCAAAATTCTGCACTGCTAGAGTATGGGCTTAAGGCCCACACGATCTCATGTCCGCACCCCCTCAGGAAGCATTCTTGAATTTGCTTTGGCCAAGTATTGGGCCTCTGATGTGAGGCCCGTTTGAACCCCCCTCTTGCTGCAATCTGGGCCTGTTTTTGGATTTATGCCTCAATTAACAAGAAATTTTTTACTTCATACCCCTACGTTTAGCCTCATACCCctacaatttttttaaaataccaattttacccttaattggttttaaccaatttaccatttcatttttaccattcagttgaTACTTCCGAAAATTGCACATTCCACCCTTGCACCGGAACTCTTGgaaaaagacttccggtatgtatttttttccaaaccggaagactAAACAAAACACATTCGGAACTCACCAATTAGTAAACCGGAAGACTTCAACAAAGAGTTCCGGTTGTTTAATAAAAAAGAAACTTTCCAGAACACTTATTGAAAGAGTTCCGGTAAACAAATTGACACATACCAGAACTCTTTGAAAAAATCTTCCAGTATTGTTTTTATGTATTCCGGAACTCTTCTTAGAAGACTTCCgatttgcaatttttttttttgaaatttttttattgtgcaggaatggaaaatcttccccaaatatgtgtagatatTTCTTATGCGTTTCTAACGACtgaaagatttggtacacgagagaggtgatcagatggattaaagaggttggaattGATAATAAAGTAACTGGTATTATCATTCGTTCAGATACTAAAACAAGCAAGAGGGGGAGAAgtaaaaaattaatatttgattgtgataaaggtgggaaacacaaaATTACTGATAATGGAACCCAAAGTGCGTCAAAGATATGTGGATGCCCattgttcgctgtgaattttggtgaacaacctctggtttaccaaaacttgtagaattgggttacttgcaggatcaaccacacaaatcctaggacatgtgcagatctagatggtcttgaagatgtctagaaccactttcatatctttcatttttgttctctaagtgttttacgtcgaagAAATGTTGATTAAAGCGTTTAAAGAGATGTAAATTTGACGAAATAAGgtaaaatggcagaaaataaactgacgaaatgtaaagtgtcgaaaatAAAGCGTAGAAAGGTAACAAACTGGAAAGCGTAAAGGGAAAATATAAAGAACTTTGTTTTCTATGAAATATAACTTTTAAAGAAATTGGTGTTCgttacacatacatgttccaaatataactcttttctctcacacgggtactttgagtgttttcaggaattcTGTACAAGTAAAAGTTCACCCCTTTTTccgataacaactaccctatttatatacaaataacataactgttactaacgaccaaatcctaaaactgtgacacatggctttcttcctttcgccagatgtttccacgcgtcttctgccaaacgtcacaactcttttgaatttgaatttgtactttaagtcgaaatgacgtcttccttcaggcTTTTTGTCGAATTGTCGATATACTACAATGTTCTCCATGTCTATCAAAGGTGTCTTCCCAGCTGCAGatatcttgtcgaaatgtcgaaaCCTCCActttgtcgaagtgtcgaaccataTTTATTAGCCAAACGTTTATCCCATGTTGTTATTTGTCGGAAGAAACATTTTGTACACCAAATCccatggcgtcgaaaacgcacgtatacaaattgccccccagcaaagacgtttcgactgcgttttctggagaaacagtcatttgttgtcaaccagtgttttgatgccatgtcatttaatctttattaaatccaagtctgataatctcaatttccaatgcagatccatcattacactttcttcacaatgtcacgtctagcccacgttcacaGCCTACTACCATCATTTCCTCACATCATGGtctcttttcaacttccacctctttatcattcccatcagaaatggccacgtgtcccactaacaTCATTACCATCCTAAaacgtttcaacatcttcttcctataaatacccataaaccttttctttaaACCCTTTTCCGCTTCAGATTTCCtttcttcatacccatttctcaagCTTTTCATATTTTTCTGAGAAATCTTCCTAGGTTTTTCCTAGCAATGGCGCCTCAAAAACCTTCAAGCAACaaacattccaagaagaaacaagactcagctttctctcctgtgcatgatttaaaagaACCAATGACCATTGGAAATCAACAGTATGTTCCAGAACCTCCCAATGAGAAAGAGAAAGAATGCATCTATAAATCCCAGGTATTAATCCCCGTTCTTATTTTTGGAAATTGTCATGCTATGTTAGATCCCCTTCCAAATTTAGAGATTAAACCAGATCGCTTAAAGGAATTTTTTCCATCTTACTTTCACACCaaacccataggcgctggaagaaaacctcagcctaaagagaaagttgtagaacaaaaagactcatcgagttcgacggatattggagagttggacttagcctatttgaactatcccaggatatttagaacttgcccatggtcgaaagacccttccgactacgtatcttggttagataaaatcGAAAAAGTTAAAGGGGCTTTCTGGAAAGAggtaggcattttcgaccttatccagttgtcgagagtaggacccaatatTTGTCCAAATATGCTTTTAACTTCTCTCTACTTCTGGGATAGCACTTACAACACCTTTCACCTCCCTTGTGGGATGGTCACGCCTACCCTTTTCGACGCAGCAGCCATTGTTGGTCTTCATCCCAATGGTATAGATTTCGACCCTACTGTCTTAAATGAAGATACCATTGCTTTCGAGACTAGCCTTGCACCTTACTCCTTATTCATGTCCTATTATCACGATAAGAGTACTACTGAAGTTTTAGATGTCGAACATATAGCTTTTCTAACATTATGGCTATCCAAATATGTGTTTTATTCTCGCTCTCTCCAAGTTGCTAAGAGATTCATtaccatagccaatcagcttcatgcaggcacaaaactatgcttgagcgaaatgattctggcgaacctttatgaatctctgagtgagagcgtacatcttttaaaaaacaccaaaacccaagggaaaatcaacttatcaggacctttctggctcttgcaattatggttcaatgccacatttgaagccaatcttcctgtagcaccagaaatagatgaagaagaagtaaaaaataggactgtcgaatggccaaggTTAGTGCTAAtaacgccaactgatgaaggaatcagccttcgacaagcttttaaaagctatgttatgatgtttgctaaaaggtatcaatttacttcgaccatggcaccttttgctgatagaaagatcggacctaagtggtttacccaacaactgcctttggagatgcaaaaggatgaaaatacatttctgaatgtttgggaatcattcttaacccctaggctcctttttttcttaccgtaacaccactaaaaaccaaattgctttgatagtttatcaacccaaccttgtttctagacagttTGGCCTAATCCAGATAAAACCTCGACCTATATTTCCCAAGAAAGGATCCATCATCTTTTATAACTCCCTTCATACTGAAGACGAAGGCAAAGAGCTGTCGAAGAAACTAGCTGATGATTCTCTCGACATTCGACCAGTTATATTTCGACCATCATTCTTATGCACTCTTAAGTTTGACGAATGGTGGAAAGATTACTACTCCAACAGATTTTTCGACGTAACTGCCTTTACTACACATTTGACAAATGTtttcgcttttgtgcaggatcggaccaaaaaaggtattcaaagacacattagggaaatacagaaatttcaaaagtatttcgaaactgcgtatagacctgatgatcttagtcgaaccatacaTGAAGCAGCAGCAGAATTGAAACGCAAACTGACGGAGAAGTTtgaaaaactgtcattgccttcAAACCTTCGACCAGAGGCGCGTTATGACCTGGCTTTCAGCTATCATCCACCAAAATTCCCTCCTTTGCCAACCGCTGAATTTGGGGTGGCATTtagccctccatttccagattggtttGTTTGTGGGGACTTTATGAAAATTCTCCGTCAACAGTACaaaaaacctgctgagcgtgtggttccgactaagtatcatctgggcgaatacccaggacaccttcatattggaatagaacacgttcgcgtggaggatcccattcttgaaggtgttcatAGAAAAACACgatttttttcttttgttattctAACTATATTATCATGTATCTCTTACACTTATTTTTTAATCtcctttctttccttagccgtgaaGATCCCTGCTAAGAAAGCTGTTGTTGAAGCGTCGCCCAGTACTGCTAAGAAgccttcgacaaaggtacaaaactttttctcttcttattattcttcttcccttttttcaaaactaactggctttggcctgcatgactaggtaagtcgaaaatccccaacaatccaaaagaaaaagagtgaagaggagagaggcgaggataaagtccctaatgaagagtctggtgacgaatctccagagttaatccctccccctcagaagaagaagaaactcacgaaggtctcttcccaaagatccATCGTTAACCCAATTAGGAAGGATTCTACCAGTACTCCTCCTGCTAAGCCTCAGTCGAAAGACACGGGGAGTGGGAAATCCGGCTTTAATACTGAAACTCCTGAGGTAATTTTTTATTTCGACAGCATATGTTCGCCTTTCCTACATCTTTCTTCTAAATCTTAGAATTTATTTTTAGGAACAAGTGGCTGTCGAAAGAACgcctgagaaaattctggaggaaACAGCCCCAGAGGAAGATATCCCCACAAGTGACCATGACATGCAAACCGTAGCAGAATTCGACACTACAGtgggtgaagcttctgaagatgaatctcctcctcatccGGGATTAAATGTTGCACCTCAGGGTGATGACATTGACATGGAGGTTGTGGTCGAAGATGATCCTGAAGATGGAGCTGCCAGAGATGGGGACAACCAGTCGAAACAAACAGAGGCTGAGCATACTTCGACGCGAAACACTCCACCTGCTCCTGACCGGACCCAAGGGagtggcaaatcaactggttcgaccagcttctctcgcgaggagcttgaaaatctcaaggtgcaaagacctttggagtatctgaaagccatgcttagcacccgttttaatttccaggattcttcgcagagtagttcgaccacttctggggcaacttctgaagcaccatcacttggcaaCATCTTGACCAAAATTAAAACGAAAATCCTCGATGTCGATTTGTTTAAAGTCTTGGAAGAGAATTCCCTTGCTCATATTGATCTTAAGAAAATTTTGAAG includes:
- the LOC127136803 gene encoding uncharacterized protein LOC127136803; protein product: MLLTSLYFWDSTYNTFHLPCGMVTPTLFDAAAIVGLHPNGIDFDPTVLNEDTIAFETSLAPYSLFMSYYHDKTVKIPAKKAVVEASPSTAKKPSTKVSRKSPTIQKKKSEEERGEDKVPNEESGDESPELIPPPQKKKKLTKVSSQRSIVNPIRKDSTSTPPAKPQSKDTGSGKSGFNTETPEVIFYFDSICSPFLHLSSKS